Proteins encoded in a region of the Streptomyces sp. NBC_00310 genome:
- a CDS encoding trp operon leader peptide has translation MFAHSIQNWWWTAHPAAH, from the coding sequence ATGTTCGCGCACTCGATCCAGAACTGGTGGTGGACCGCTCATCCGGCGGCCCACTGA